DNA sequence from the Sandaracinaceae bacterium genome:
ACGAACGCCTGCTGCGTGCGGTCGTTGACGAAGACCTCCTGCGTCGTGACCAACGTGCGGCCGCGGGTCACGTCGTAGTAGAGCACGTCGTACTGCACGTCGCCGAGCGGGCGCCCGAAGTTCACGATGAGCTTCGCGAGCCACATGCGCTCGTTGATGGGCCCGCCGCTGGTCTCCTGCAAGCGGCGCGCTGCGTGAGAGCGCCCGAAGCGCAGGAGCGCGCTGGCTTCCATGTTGCGGGGCACCTGAGCCTGGACGATGTACGCCGCGGCGCGGCCCCCCCGCTGGGCGTCGGCGGCCTCGGGGCGCAGGGCCAGCACGCAGAGAGCGGCCGCGGCGAGCGCGAGCGCAAGGGTCAGAGGGCGGTGGATCACGGTCTTCTTCCTCGGTCGTGCGGGCGGTGTTGCCCTCGGGCGGCCCGGGTGGAGCCGCGCGGCGAGGGTACCAGAAGCGGGGCCAAATGGAACGCCACGTCCCGCGTACGGGACCCGGCGAGCCCTGCCGGGACGCAGCGGGGGAGCGCGCATTCATCGCGCTGGTGAAAATCTTCGTCCGATAATTTGGAGCGCGGTGGCCAGTCGCGTTATTGGCCTCTCATCGTGTGTGCCAAGGGGCATGCATTTGGAGGTGCGATGTCGGGCGACGGTGGTGCCGTGAACGGGATAGTCGCCCAAGCGCGACATGAAGCACGGAAGCGAGGACACTCGGTCTCTACGGCCCACGTGTTGCTCGTCCTGATGCACCGGGAACGCGACACTGGGCCGCTCTTGGCCGCGTCCGGGCTCCATGAAGCCGTCTTGCTCGGGCTGCTGTCACGGGACCTCGGGGAGTCGGCGTCGAGCGTTCAGCGCGCCTTCGAGCGCGCGCACAAGCTCGCGGCTGCGCAGGGCCGCGGTGCGAGCGGGCTGCACTTGCTGGAGGCGATCCTGCGCGACAGGCGCGCCGCCGCCGCGCGCGCGCTCGCGGACGCGGGCGTGGACGTGGACCGGTTGGTCACCGTCGTGTGCGAGGCCACTGGGCTGGGCACGCGCCTCGCCCCGGCTGCCCCGGCGCTACCCAGTACGCCGCAGCGGGCGCCGCTGCGTGCCCCTCCGCCACCTCGCCCCCGGACGCCGGCGACGGATCCTCGTGGTCGGCAGCCGGTCGCCCAGCGTCAGCCCACCGATCCGCGACCCAAGGCGCGCCGTGGGCGTCCGTCGGAGTTCCCGGCCGACCCCTCGACGCGCAACGCAGCTCGCATCCACGCCGTGGACATCGTCGAGGCCGCGTCGGGCGTCCACGCGCTGCCCGCAGCGCCGACGGAGCCCTTCGCGCTCGATGAAGAGCTCTGCCCGATGCTCGCGCAGCTCGGACGCAACCTGACCGCCCTCGCCGCGGCTGGCGCGATCGACCCCGTCATCGGGCGCGAAGCCGAGGTCGAACGCTTGCTCGACATCCTCGCGCGACGACGCGGGAACAACCCCGTCCTGGTGGGTCCGCCAGGCGTGGGGAAGACCTCGGTGGTCGAGGCGCTGGCCCTGCGCTTGGTCGAAGGGGGCGACGCCGTGCGTGGGCTCGAAGACCGCCTGTTGATCGAGCTGAGCGCCGGCGCGCTCGTGTCCGGCACCGGGGTCCGCGGCGCCCTCTCCGAGCGCCTCAGAGTGCTGAAGGAGGAGGTCGCTCGCACCGAGGGGCGCGTGGTGCTGTTCATCGACGAGATCCACGCCGTCATCGGCGGCGGTGAGGGCCCGGACGATCTGGCCCACGAGCTGAAGGCGGCGCTGGCACGGGGCGAACTGCCTTGTGTGGGCGCCACGACGGAGGCCGAGTACCGCAAGTACTTCGAGCGCGACCCCGCGCTGACCCGACGCTTCTCGGCGGTCTACGTCGATGAGCCCACGCCCGAGCACACCATCGCCATCCTCGCGGGCATCGCGCCTCGCTACGAGCTCCACCACGCCGTGGCCTACGATCCGGACGCGCTGCGCGCCGCCGTGGAGCTGAGCGTGCGGTACCTGCCCGACAGGCGCCTGCCCGACAAGGCCATCGGCGTCCTCGACCTCGCCGCCGCGCGGGTGCGGCGACGCGGGGGCGACGTGGTCGACGACATCGCCGTGGCCAGCGTCATCTCCGAGGAGGCGCGCGTCCCGCTCGACCGGCTGTTGCTGCGCGACTCCGACAAGCTGCTGGCACTGGAGGAGCATCTCGGGCGTCTCGTCGTGGGTCATGCGCGCCCGCTCACGCGGATCGCCGATGCACTCCGCAAGGGCGCGGCGGGTTTCGGAGGGAAGCGACCGCTCAGCACGTTCCTGCTGCTCGGGCCCACCGGCGTCGGCAAGACCGAGACGGCCAAGGCCATCAGCGAGATCTTCTTCCCGGGGACGCCCATGACGCGCCTGGACATGAGCGAGCTGAGCGAGGCGCACGCCGTCGCCAAGCTGTTGGGTGCGCCTCCGGGCTACCTCGGACACGACGAGGGGGGACAGCTCACCGAGCCCGTGCGCCGCCGTCCGTACCAACTCGTGTTGCTGGACGAGATCGAAAAGGCGCACCCCGAGGTGCTCCTGACGATGCTGCCCATGCTCGACGAAGGGCGCCTGACGGACGCCCGCGGGCGCACAGTGGACTTCACGAACACCATCATCGTCATGACGTCCAACCTGGGCGCGTCCATGAGCGTGGCGCAGAGCAGCGCGCCGCGTATCGGGTTCGGCGGTGGTGGCAGCGCCGACGCCGCGGAGCGCTCCGTGGAGACGCGCGCGATCGCCGCAGCGCGCGCATCGCTGCCCCCCGAGCTCTGGAACCGCATCGACGAGCCGCTCTGGTTCGGCGCGCTGACGGAATCTGACGTGCGCGAGATCGCGCGGCGCATGTTGGAGGGGCTGGCGATGCGTTTGATGGCGGAGCGGCACCACCACCTGCGGTGGGACGACACCACCATCACCGCGTTGATGGCCGCCGGGGGCTTCGAGCCGACGCTGGGCGCCCGCCCCATGAAGCGTGTGGTGGGACGTCTGGTGGAGAGCCCGCTGGCAGAGATGATGCTCCGCGGCGACTTCATGGCGGGCGAGACGGTACGCTTGAGTGGTCGTGGGAGTGAGGTCCTGCTGACCCGCGAGGGCGGTGAGTGCGACGCGGCGCAGTAGTGACCCGGTGACGCGCTGGGTGGTCGTCGCGCTCGCGCTCGTCGAAGGCTTTGTCGCGCGACCAAGACAGGGTTCGCGCGGCGCGCCGGTCTGACGCTGCGCGCGGGGCGCCGGGGCCCGGGTGCGCGCGCGTGCTCAGCGGTGGCCGGGTCGTCCGGATGCGCCCCGCCCGCGCGGGGCGCGTGAGGAGGCGGGCGCGCCGTCAGGGCCCAGCGCCGCGCGTACGGCGCGCGCCTCCGCGCTGGTGAGCCCTGCGTCGATGGCGCAGCCGAGGACCGCGAGCGCGGCGGCGTCGTACACTTCGGCGCTGCGTCCACCCAGTTGCTGGAGCGCGAGGCGATGGGCAGCCACCGTGCTGGCGTCCCCGCGCATCACGGGGCCGGTCAGCGCGGAGGGGACACCCACGTCCTCGACGTTGTCTGCGACCGTCCGCAGCAGGGCGGCCACGGCGCGTTGCGCGCGAGCGCGGGCTACGCCGAGCCGCGTGAGGATGTCGACGCCACTCGCTGCGAGCGCAGCAGCGCCGTTGGCCACCACGGCGGCCGCAGCGTGGTAGGCCGGCCCTTGTAGCGCGACGGACGGGTCGGTCGCGTGCAACACGTGGCCTCCCAGCGCGCGCGCCACCCGCACACCCGCGCGTTTGGCGGTCGGTGTCCCCGCCACCGCGAAGTACGTGCCGGTGAGGTCGGGCGGTGCACGCTTGGACGCGAACGAGGAGAGAGGGTGCAGCGCGCCATGCTGGGAGCACGCCGCGGCCTCCGACACCGGGCGGTTACCAGACAGGTGAAGCACCGGGACGCGACCAACGCGCGGCGCGAGGGCCTCGGCAGTGGCGCGGATGGCCCCGTCGGGGACCGCCAGCAAGACGATCTCGGCCCACGCGATGTCGGCGTCTCGGACTCGCCCGTGTGACCGTTCGCGGATCTGGAGGTCGGCCTTGCGTCGCGTGGCGCGGCGTAGGCCAGCCGCCACCTTGCCGCGCCCCACGACGAGCACGGTGAGGGTCATGGCGACTCCGCGCCGTACAGTCCGTGCGCGCCGATGAAGGCCCGCACCTCGGCGGGGACCCACGAGTCGACGGACTCTCCCTCCAAGAGGGCAGCGCGGATGCGCGAAGAGCTCACCTCCGGCATGACCAACGATGCCTCGTCGTCCGTCACGTAGCCTGCCCGACCCACCACGAGTGGCGGCGCCAGTGAGGCGACGTCCTCCCAGCGGAACCAGCGGTGCGTCTCTCGCAGGATGTCGCTGCCGATCACGAGGCGGAAGCTGGCCGACGGGTGCCGCCGTCGCAGCGCCTCGAGCGTGTGGAGCGTGCGCGAGGGCGCGCCCAGCTCGCGTTCGAGTGTATCCACCGAGGCACCAGGCAGCGCCGCGAACGCCCGCTCACACATGCTGACCCGCTGCTCGAAGCTCGCGCCTGCGGACTTCCCGAGCGCGTGCGCCAGCGTTGGAAGCACCAGCACGCGATCGACTTCGCCCATCGAGAGGGCCCACGCGGCGACCAACACGTGCGCGATGTGTGGGGGGTCGAAGCTGCCCCCGTACACGGCGATGCGCTCGCTCACGTGGCGACCATGATCTTGGCCGTGCGCCATTGGAGGATCTCGCGCCACAGCGGCCTGCCCGAGAGGTCGAAGGCCGCAGCGGCGAGCCGTCCGTCGCCTTCTCGTTCGAGCAGCCCGACCTGACCTTGGCTGAGCGGCCCAGGGGTGAAGAAGTAGCGAGACCCGAAGCGCTTGAGCAAGAGCTCCTTGGAGCGTCCGAAGACGATCACGCTCGCGTTCGCGATGTCGTCCTCCGCGAGCACTGCCTTGTCGTGCACCAGCAGCACCATGCGGTCGTCGAGCATCTCGACCGCGCGGGCAGGGGCGGGCGGCAGGATCTGCAGCGCGCGCAGCTTCTCGAACTCTGCGTCGGCGTCGAGCAGCGCGGCGATGGCTGCCGGGCTGCCGTGCAGTGCCGCGTCCACCGCCGCCCCGAGGAACGTTCCGTCGGTGCCGCCTGTGGCGGCTTTCAGGGATTCCTCGGCCAGCAAGTCCGCCGTGTCGTCTTCCCCCATGTACACCACCGAGTCCGCGCCGGCGTCGCCG
Encoded proteins:
- a CDS encoding ATP-dependent Clp protease ATP-binding subunit, with translation MHRERDTGPLLAASGLHEAVLLGLLSRDLGESASSVQRAFERAHKLAAAQGRGASGLHLLEAILRDRRAAAARALADAGVDVDRLVTVVCEATGLGTRLAPAAPALPSTPQRAPLRAPPPPRPRTPATDPRGRQPVAQRQPTDPRPKARRGRPSEFPADPSTRNAARIHAVDIVEAASGVHALPAAPTEPFALDEELCPMLAQLGRNLTALAAAGAIDPVIGREAEVERLLDILARRRGNNPVLVGPPGVGKTSVVEALALRLVEGGDAVRGLEDRLLIELSAGALVSGTGVRGALSERLRVLKEEVARTEGRVVLFIDEIHAVIGGGEGPDDLAHELKAALARGELPCVGATTEAEYRKYFERDPALTRRFSAVYVDEPTPEHTIAILAGIAPRYELHHAVAYDPDALRAAVELSVRYLPDRRLPDKAIGVLDLAAARVRRRGGDVVDDIAVASVISEEARVPLDRLLLRDSDKLLALEEHLGRLVVGHARPLTRIADALRKGAAGFGGKRPLSTFLLLGPTGVGKTETAKAISEIFFPGTPMTRLDMSELSEAHAVAKLLGAPPGYLGHDEGGQLTEPVRRRPYQLVLLDEIEKAHPEVLLTMLPMLDEGRLTDARGRTVDFTNTIIVMTSNLGASMSVAQSSAPRIGFGGGGSADAAERSVETRAIAAARASLPPELWNRIDEPLWFGALTESDVREIARRMLEGLAMRLMAERHHHLRWDDTTITALMAAGGFEPTLGARPMKRVVGRLVESPLAEMMLRGDFMAGETVRLSGRGSEVLLTREGGECDAAQ
- a CDS encoding DUF2520 domain-containing protein, which produces MTLTVLVVGRGKVAAGLRRATRRKADLQIRERSHGRVRDADIAWAEIVLLAVPDGAIRATAEALAPRVGRVPVLHLSGNRPVSEAAACSQHGALHPLSSFASKRAPPDLTGTYFAVAGTPTAKRAGVRVARALGGHVLHATDPSVALQGPAYHAAAAVVANGAAALAASGVDILTRLGVARARAQRAVAALLRTVADNVEDVGVPSALTGPVMRGDASTVAAHRLALQQLGGRSAEVYDAAALAVLGCAIDAGLTSAEARAVRAALGPDGAPASSRAPRGRGASGRPGHR
- the nadD gene encoding nicotinate (nicotinamide) nucleotide adenylyltransferase yields the protein MSERIAVYGGSFDPPHIAHVLVAAWALSMGEVDRVLVLPTLAHALGKSAGASFEQRVSMCERAFAALPGASVDTLERELGAPSRTLHTLEALRRRHPSASFRLVIGSDILRETHRWFRWEDVASLAPPLVVGRAGYVTDDEASLVMPEVSSSRIRAALLEGESVDSWVPAEVRAFIGAHGLYGAESP